The Deltaproteobacteria bacterium genome includes the window TCGCCGTCTCCGGACTGGCGGTGGGCCTGCTGCTGGGCATTCCCCTGGGAATCCTCACCGCGCGGCGGCGCAACACCATGACGGACTACTGCGCCAGGGTGCTCTCGCTGGCGGGCATCTCCACGCCGTCCTTCTACCTCGGCATCCTGCTGATCTTCTTCTTCGCCTATCAGACGCGCCTCTTCCCGGTCATCGGCGCGGGCGACCTGAACGACCCCTGGGACCGTCTGCACCACTTGGTGCTGCCGGCGCTCAGCGTGGGGCTGGCCATGATGTCGTACATCACCCGCGTCACCCGGTCCGCCCTGCTCGAGGTCATCAACATGGAGTACGTGCGCACCGCCCGGGCCAAGGGGCTCAAGGAGCACTGGGTGATGTACAAGCACGCGCTGCGGAACGCCCTGATGCCGGTGGTGTCGGTGGTCGGCATCTACACCGGCATCCTCATCGGCAGCTCCATCCTGGTCACCATCGTCTTCAACCGGCCGGGCCTGGGGAAGCTCATGGTCGGCGGCATCAACACCCATGACTACCTAATGCTCCAGGCGGTGATGACGTTCTATGCCGGGATCATCGTGCTGGTGAACCTGTTGACCGACCTGACCTACGCTCTCATCGATCCGCGGATCCGGTACAAGTGAACCAAACCATGAACGCCGATACGCAAGAACCCGTGAGCGCCGATACCCTGGAACCCGTGAGCGCCCAGGTCTCGTCCGGCAGCCGCCGGCGCCGCAGGATGTGGCGCGCCATGAAGCGCAACAAGACCACGCTGGTGGGGCTTGTCCTGACCACGCTGATCCTGCTGGTGGCCCTGTTCGCCCCGTGGCTGGTCCCCTTCGATCCGGTCCAGCAGAACCTCATGAAGGGAGACATGCCGCCCGGAGCGGAGCACGTGCTGGGCACGGACAGCTTCGGCCGGGACGTGCTCTCGCGCATCATCATGGGGGCGCGCGTGTCCCTGGGCATCGCCCTGTCCGCGGTGGGCATGGCGCTGATCTTCGGCAGCACCCTCGGCGTGGTCGCGGGCTACAAGGGCGGCGCCATCGATACCGCCACGGTCCGGCTGACGGACCTCTTGATGACCTTCCCCACGACGATCCTCGGGCTGATGGTGCTGGCCGTCCTGGGCTCCGGCATGGTGAACCTCTCCATTGCCATCGCCATCGCCATCACGCCGCGCTTCGCCCGCATCGCCCGCGGCTCCGCCATCGCGCTCCGGGAGCGGGACTTCATCCAGGGAGCCCGGGCCCTCGGCATGAGCGACGCGCGCATCATCTGCAAGCACGTGCTGCCCAACATCTCCAACGAAGTGCTCGTGGTCGCGAGCCTGTGGACCGCCACCGCCATCCTCCAGGAAGCCAACCTGAGCTTCATCGGCCTCGGCGTGAAGCCGCCCACCCCCAGTTGGGGCGGCATGATCCGCGACGGCGTCAACCAACTCCTCAACCAGCCCTGGCTCTCCATCGCCCCCGGCGCCGCCATCTTCGCCGTGGTCCTCGCCTTCAACATGATCGGCGACGGGCTGAGGGACATCCTCGATCCGAGGACCATGGATTGAAGCAGCGCCTTGCGAGAAGGCTGAGATTGCGGGCCAAGGTTATCTGATTTGGATAACCTTGGGTAACTTCACTTGAAATGGGCCGATGATCGAGGTCCTGAACTACAAGGAAGCACCGAACCGGGGCCGGTTCGCGAGGCCGGCTACCGTTTGAAGAGACTTCGCCAAGACCAACGTGCGGGGCGCCGCATCTCGTTATCGAACACACCGCGCTTCCCGCCCAGGAACTCCATGGCGTCGATCCAGGCATTGGCTTCGGCCGGGGTGATCTCCTCCCGCGCGCGGTGGTCGTGTTTCTCGGTGAAACGGTCGAGGGTGTCGTGCAGGGACTGGGCGGCGCGGACCTGGAGTTGCCGGAGCTTGGCGAAGTGTGGGTGGCCGGCTTGGGTTTCCTCGGCGACGAGGAAGTGCGGGATGCAGATGCCGGAAGAGTTGCGGTACTTCCCGGAGAAAGTCTTGTCTCCAAGCAGGTCCAGCAGTTGTTGGAGGTGGACGGACTCCGATCGGGCGGCGACCACGCAGGCCGGACAGGTTGTCCTCTTAAGGCGGGCGCGCAGTCCCGACGCGGCGTGCGTCAGCCAACCCCTCAGGGCGCGCCATCCGGTAACAGGGGGCGCGCCGGCCGTGTGGCGGAAGCGGTTCAGCAGGTCCCTGGCGATGATGGCGAAGCCCAGGTCGGGGGCGCTGGATGCGGGCAGGTCGCGCAGCAGCCACGTGTGCGGGTTGCAGAGGCCGAAGGATTCCCGCAGGCCCTCCCGCGTGGGTACGTCGGTAACGCGTTCGTAGAGGACGCTGTCCAGGTAGGTGCGGCTGTCGTCGATGACGATGCCGCAGATGGGGCAACCCGGCCCGTCGAGCCGGTCGAAGAGCTTAAAGTAGAAGCGGTCTCTGGGTGCAACCGCGGTCACTTGTTCAGCGCCCGCCAGATCTTCTCTCCGGTGATCGGCAGGTCGGTGATGCGTACGCCCACGGCTTGGTCGACGGCGTTGGCGATGGCGGACGGGACGGGGAGGATGCCGCTTTCGCCCAGGCCCTTGGCGCCGTAGGGGCCGGCGCCGTTGGCGTTCTCGAAGAGGATGTTGACCTGCTCGTCCGGCAGGTCGGAGATCTTCGGCAGGCGGTAGGTGAGGGCGTCGGGGGTGAGCATCAGGCCGTTCTCGTACACGGTCTCCTCGAACAGCGCCTGGCCGAGCCCCTGCAGGAAGGCGCCCTGCTCCTGGGTGTGGCACTGCTGCGGGTTGATGGCCTTGCCGGCGTCGGCGATGCCGACGTACTTGAGCACGCGCACCTCGCCGGTGTCCCGGTCCACGTGGACCTTGGCGGCGCCCCATCCCACCTCCCAGAAGGGCGCCTTGGCGCCGAGGGGGGCGTCGGGATCACGCTCGCTCACTTGGCGGCCCTCGCCGGTGATGACGCCGCCCGCCCCCTTGACGTGCCGCACCAGCGCGGAGAAGGGGAAGGCGATCTCCGCCAGGCGCACCTCGCCGTTGGCCAGGGTCGCGGCGGCGTCGGGGCTCTGGCCCATGGAGCGGGCGGCCTCGACGAGTTGCTCGCGGACGGCCCGGGCGGCCTTCTGCACCGCGAGCCCCATGACCGTGGTGGCGCTGCTGGCGTAGGTGCCCATGTCGAAGGGAGTCGAGTCGGTGTCCAGGGACGCCACCTGGACCTCCGTGGGGCGCACGCCCAGCTCCCGGGCGGTGATGCGCGCCATGGCGGTGTGGGAGCCCTGGCCGATCTCGATGGTGCCCTCGTGCAGGGTGATGCCGCCGCCGTCGTCCACCTCCACGCGCGCGGACGAGATCTTGAAGTTGCCGCCGCCGTCCTTGCAGCCGCAGGCGACGCCGATGCCGCAGTCGGGTTCCAGCTCCTCGCCCCAGCCGATCTCTTCGGCGGCGCGTCGCAGTCCCTCCTTGAGGTCGGTGTCCAGGGGGGTCTCGCCGGGGGCGAACTCCTCGCCCTTGTCGAGCAGGTTCTTGAGCCGGAACTCCACCGGGTCCCAGCCCATCTCCCGGGCGATCATGTCCATCTGCGATTCGTAGGCCCACGCCACCTGGGGCGTGCCCATGCCGCGGAACGCGCCGGCCGGCACGGTGTTGGTGTAGACGGTGTAGGCGTGGGAGCGCAGGTGCGGGATGCGGTACGGGCCGGGCGCCCGGTATCCCGCCTTCTGGGTGACCCGGGGACCCGAGTCCGAGTAGGCGCCGCCGTCCACGTGCACGAGGCAGTCCCGCGCCACGAGCTTGCC containing:
- a CDS encoding ABC transporter permease, whose protein sequence is MSSYIVRRTLWAIPTMLGVMVFIFVVMRILPGDPAYAILGDEAPPEALEQFRRSWGLHEPLWIQFRDYVWGLLRGDLGISMANRRPILPQILRALPYTLDLAVSGLAVGLLLGIPLGILTARRRNTMTDYCARVLSLAGISTPSFYLGILLIFFFAYQTRLFPVIGAGDLNDPWDRLHHLVLPALSVGLAMMSYITRVTRSALLEVINMEYVRTARAKGLKEHWVMYKHALRNALMPVVSVVGIYTGILIGSSILVTIVFNRPGLGKLMVGGINTHDYLMLQAVMTFYAGIIVLVNLLTDLTYALIDPRIRYK
- a CDS encoding ABC transporter permease, which produces MNQTMNADTQEPVSADTLEPVSAQVSSGSRRRRRMWRAMKRNKTTLVGLVLTTLILLVALFAPWLVPFDPVQQNLMKGDMPPGAEHVLGTDSFGRDVLSRIIMGARVSLGIALSAVGMALIFGSTLGVVAGYKGGAIDTATVRLTDLLMTFPTTILGLMVLAVLGSGMVNLSIAIAIAITPRFARIARGSAIALRERDFIQGARALGMSDARIICKHVLPNISNEVLVVASLWTATAILQEANLSFIGLGVKPPTPSWGGMIRDGVNQLLNQPWLSIAPGAAIFAVVLAFNMIGDGLRDILDPRTMD
- a CDS encoding DUF6062 family protein: MTAVAPRDRFYFKLFDRLDGPGCPICGIVIDDSRTYLDSVLYERVTDVPTREGLRESFGLCNPHTWLLRDLPASSAPDLGFAIIARDLLNRFRHTAGAPPVTGWRALRGWLTHAASGLRARLKRTTCPACVVAARSESVHLQQLLDLLGDKTFSGKYRNSSGICIPHFLVAEETQAGHPHFAKLRQLQVRAAQSLHDTLDRFTEKHDHRAREEITPAEANAWIDAMEFLGGKRGVFDNEMRRPARWSWRSLFKR
- a CDS encoding molybdopterin-dependent oxidoreductase; this translates as KAGRRVFMHLSLEEESRTVSKPAVRVRLRTGVDRDGKLVARDCLVHVDGGAYSDSGPRVTQKAGYRAPGPYRIPHLRSHAYTVYTNTVPAGAFRGMGTPQVAWAYESQMDMIAREMGWDPVEFRLKNLLDKGEEFAPGETPLDTDLKEGLRRAAEEIGWGEELEPDCGIGVACGCKDGGGNFKISSARVEVDDGGGITLHEGTIEIGQGSHTAMARITARELGVRPTEVQVASLDTDSTPFDMGTYASSATTVMGLAVQKAARAVREQLVEAARSMGQSPDAAATLANGEVRLAEIAFPFSALVRHVKGAGGVITGEGRQVSERDPDAPLGAKAPFWEVGWGAAKVHVDRDTGEVRVLKYVGIADAGKAINPQQCHTQEQGAFLQGLGQALFEETVYENGLMLTPDALTYRLPKISDLPDEQVNILFENANGAGPYGAKGLGESGILPVPSAIANAVDQAVGVRITDLPITGEKIWRALNK